One genomic window of Punica granatum isolate Tunisia-2019 chromosome 1, ASM765513v2, whole genome shotgun sequence includes the following:
- the LOC116194931 gene encoding uncharacterized protein LOC116194931 isoform X2, whose amino-acid sequence MLIHQGKGSSKEKTVIVRVYVDRPIRIKGRALSPKHHHCWIVGRDQIQQHGVPVKGYSRKAELLQYCQLLRKSARSGQATPITQKPVSSHNGHQPLAKLKQREEEEEERQWICQEQNGSAGSREKLRRKGS is encoded by the exons ATGCTGATCCATCAG GGCAAGGGCAGCAGCAAGGAGAAGACGGTGATAGTGCGAGTTTATGTAGATAGGCCGATAAGGATCAAGGGGAGGGCCCTGTCACCGAAACATCACCATTGTTGGATCGTCGGGAGAGACCAAATTCAGCAGCATGGTGTTCCTGTCAAAGGGTATAGCCGAAAGGCCGAGCTTCTTCAGTACTGTCAACTCCTTCGGAAGTCGGCTCGATCAGGACAGGCCACTCCGATCACTCAAAAGCCGGTTTCTTCTCACAATGGTCACCAGCCTCTGGCGAAA CTCAaacaaagagaagaagaagaagaggaacgCCAATGGATCTGCCAGGAACAAAATGGAAGTGCAGGCAGTCGTGAAAAGCTTAGACGCAAAGGGTCCTAA
- the LOC116194931 gene encoding uncharacterized protein LOC116194931 isoform X1, with protein sequence MLIHQGKGSSKEKTVIVRVYVDRPIRIKGRALSPKHHHCWIVGRDQIQQHGVPVKGYSRKAELLQYCQLLRKSARSGQATPITQKPVSSHNGHQPLAKVVSIQRSPSYNKTPTCLGNYKFLTQFISSLICFSSNKEKKKKRNANGSARNKMEVQAVVKSLDAKGPKAAACQFQVQDTLRLFTKLLGNLR encoded by the exons ATGCTGATCCATCAG GGCAAGGGCAGCAGCAAGGAGAAGACGGTGATAGTGCGAGTTTATGTAGATAGGCCGATAAGGATCAAGGGGAGGGCCCTGTCACCGAAACATCACCATTGTTGGATCGTCGGGAGAGACCAAATTCAGCAGCATGGTGTTCCTGTCAAAGGGTATAGCCGAAAGGCCGAGCTTCTTCAGTACTGTCAACTCCTTCGGAAGTCGGCTCGATCAGGACAGGCCACTCCGATCACTCAAAAGCCGGTTTCTTCTCACAATGGTCACCAGCCTCTGGCGAAA GTTGTCTCCATCCAGAGGAGTCCGAGCTATAACAAGACCCCAACTTGTCTGGGGAACTACAAATTCTTGACGCAGTTCATATCGTCTTTGATATGTTTCAGCTCAaacaaagagaagaagaagaagaggaacgCCAATGGATCTGCCAGGAACAAAATGGAAGTGCAGGCAGTCGTGAAAAGCTTAGACGCAAAGGGTCCTAAGGCCGCTGCCTGTCAGTTTCAGGTGCAAGATACGTTGCGATTATTCACAAAATTGCTCGGAAATCTGAGATAG